One Flavobacteriales bacterium genomic window, GAGTTGTTCTCCATGGGAGGTGTAGAACAATGTGTCTTTGAATATCCCACAGAGATAGACGACTCCTTCTGCATCTTGAGTGGTAGAGATAATAGTGACGGTGTTGGAAGAAGCCAGTTCCAAATGATTCTGATATCCGCCTTGCTCATCCACATGGGTCAATATCGCATTCGAAGGATACGTCCAGTTCCAGTGCAAGGTCTGAGGCCCTATTTCCATAGTCATGCTTCCAGCATCTGTATGGATGACCGTGTAGCCGGGGTATATATCTCCCTCTTGAGCCGAAGCTGAAGGCATCAGACTGATCGAGGTCATCGCAAGCAGTAGCAGGCCCATCAGACCTCTTGAATCAGCTTGATGGTAAGGTCGTGGATTCATGTGGCCCTAAACTATAGCGGTTAGAAGCGGGATTTCAGGCGTAGAGCAAGAGGCTGCTAACATCTCGCCATGGATAGCCGATCAGGGTTTGACAGATTTTCAGCGGGTCATAAGCTGATCGATGGTCACTTCGGATATATTCGTTCTCACATCAAACTCGATCGTATACTCATGCCCGATCCCAATATTCCATTACCAGACGAGCGCAACAGAGACATCTACGTATGGATAGATGGTGTGCTGTACCCGCGTGATGAGGCCAAGGTGTCGGTCTTTGATTCCACCGTGCAAGGAGGAGATGCCGTGTGGGAAGGGATACGTGTCTATGATGGGCGGGTCTTCGCACTGGATGAACATATCCAGCGCATGCATCATTCGGCCAAGGCCATGGCTTTTACCGATATCCCGAGTAAGGAGTACATCGAGAATGCCGTTTTTGAATGCTTGAAGGCCAATGGGATGTATGACGAGGCCCACATACGCTTGACCTTGAGCCGCGGGATGAAGACTTCATCAGGCATGAGCCCACACTTCAATCGCTATGGGAGTACCTTGATCGTACTTGCTGAATGGAAGAAGCCCGTCTATGACAATTCGGGTATCCGCATCATCACATCGGCCATTCGCAGGAACAATCCCAGTAGCATCGATAGCAAGATCCATCACAATAATCTGATCAATAATATCCTGGCCAAGATCGAGGCGAATATGGTAGGCATGGACGCGGCTTTGATGCTGGATATGCAGGGCTTTGTCAGTGAGTGCAATGGGACCAATGTCTTTGTCGTGCGCGATGGACAACTCCTTACGCCTCACGCGGATAGCTGTCTCCCTGGCATAACCCGGAGAAAGGTCATAGAACTGGCTCTAGAGAATAACATCGGCTGCATGGAGAGGAACATCTCCATCTCTGAGGTCTATTCTGCAGAAGAGGTCTTCGTGACGGGTAGCATGGGCGAGGTGACACCCGTACTCGAGGTGGATGGTCGGGTCATCGGAGAAGAGCGGGGCAAGCTCACCGCTGAGATCATGAAGCTCTATCAAGAACTGACTGCTCAGGAGGGTAAGGCCATTCCGAGGTGAGGATTATTAAGCAAATCATCAGTGCCGGGATTCTCTGAATTCTACAAACCGGCAAGTCTAAAAGGTAGAGAAGGAGCCACTTGCTCTGAAGCTACAGGTCGAATTCAGAGATGCAATCGTATAGATGCTCTTTCCAGCGATCTCCTTTCACGATATAACCATCGCAGTTCAGTTCTTTCAGATTGATGGCGACTTCGGGGTTTTCCTGTGAACTGACCATGATGACCTTGGTCTTGAGATTGCGCGCTTTGATATCCTTCAAGACCGAAGTGCTGTTGCCATCGGGGAGATAGTAATCCAAGAAGAGGATATCCGGAGTGGATTTCTTCAGTTGATCCTGGAATTTCTGTACGGTGGTGTAGGACTCCAATCGATTGGGGTGATTCTGATGTTTTTCTAAGACCCAACGCAATTGAAAGGAGAAGAATTCATCGTCTTCTAGCACAGCAATACGCTTGGCGCCCTCTTTCACTTGCTCACGCGCGACCAGGGATCGGAATATGCCTTTGAAGGATTTCTTGCTGTTCTTGGATTCGATGACTGCATTCACCAATGTCTCGAGTTTCTCTTTGTTGAGCTCGTTCTTGGAGAGAATATGATCGGATTTGGCATGGATGGCCTCGGCCACGGTCTCCACATCCATATTGGAAGAGAAGAACACGATGCACGAATTCGGG contains:
- a CDS encoding aminotransferase IV encodes the protein MPDPNIPLPDERNRDIYVWIDGVLYPRDEAKVSVFDSTVQGGDAVWEGIRVYDGRVFALDEHIQRMHHSAKAMAFTDIPSKEYIENAVFECLKANGMYDEAHIRLTLSRGMKTSSGMSPHFNRYGSTLIVLAEWKKPVYDNSGIRIITSAIRRNNPSSIDSKIHHNNLINNILAKIEANMVGMDAALMLDMQGFVSECNGTNVFVVRDGQLLTPHADSCLPGITRRKVIELALENNIGCMERNISISEVYSAEEVFVTGSMGEVTPVLEVDGRVIGEERGKLTAEIMKLYQELTAQEGKAIPR
- a CDS encoding response regulator; this translates as MTKKISVLLIDDDEILCEKIKQDLPLNADPVFESHSAENAVHHLTQHKPDLVLLDNQLPKLNGLEVIETFKEISPNSCIVFFSSNMDVETVAEAIHAKSDHILSKNELNKEKLETLVNAVIESKNSKKSFKGIFRSLVAREQVKEGAKRIAVLEDDEFFSFQLRWVLEKHQNHPNRLESYTTVQKFQDQLKKSTPDILFLDYYLPDGNSTSVLKDIKARNLKTKVIMVSSQENPEVAINLKELNCDGYIVKGDRWKEHLYDCISEFDL